The Pirellulimonas nuda genome includes a region encoding these proteins:
- the prfB gene encoding peptide chain release factor 2 (programmed frameshift), with translation MDKEWYDRSEAIRHALEQLRDSLDYASKKQRIGEIEKEQGDPGFWNDQEHAQEVIGELKGLGAVVDPLDKALTGAGDLAAMLEMAEEDDSFAGEVRSEVERLEGLIEALKLSALLSGKHDAAGAIITLNARDGGTDANDWAEMLMRMYLQWAQHAGYSSELIDRQDNEEAGINTATIAVRGPMAYGYLRGESGIHRLVRISPFNSEGKRQTSFAAVDVSPEISESVDVEINEADVRTDTYRASGAGGQHVNKTDSAVRLTHIPTGIVAQCQSERSQHKNRATAWKMLRSRMARFEEEKREAEDAAKYQNQAKSGFGSQIRNYFLHPDQRVKDARTKFQMGNFHAVLDGDIQGFLEATLRWRAGQPIADDDGED, from the exons ATGGACAAAGAGTGGTACGACCGCAGCGAGGCGATCCGGCACGCGCTGGAGCAGCTCCGAGACTCTCTT GACTACGCCAGTAAAAAGCAGCGGATCGGGGAGATCGAGAAGGAGCAGGGCGACCCGGGCTTCTGGAATGATCAAGAGCACGCCCAAGAGGTGATCGGTGAGCTCAAGGGCCTGGGCGCCGTGGTCGATCCGCTCGACAAAGCGCTCACGGGCGCCGGCGATCTGGCCGCGATGCTCGAGATGGCGGAAGAGGACGACTCGTTCGCCGGCGAGGTCCGCTCCGAGGTGGAACGGCTCGAGGGGCTGATCGAGGCGCTCAAGCTCTCCGCGCTCTTGAGCGGCAAGCACGACGCCGCGGGCGCCATCATCACGCTCAACGCCCGCGACGGCGGCACCGACGCCAACGACTGGGCCGAGATGCTGATGCGCATGTACCTGCAGTGGGCGCAGCACGCCGGCTACTCCTCGGAGCTGATCGACCGCCAGGACAACGAAGAGGCGGGCATCAACACCGCCACCATCGCCGTGCGCGGCCCGATGGCCTACGGCTACCTGCGAGGGGAGAGCGGCATCCACCGCCTGGTGCGGATCAGCCCGTTCAACTCCGAGGGCAAACGCCAGACCAGCTTCGCCGCGGTCGACGTCTCGCCGGAGATCAGCGAGAGCGTCGACGTTGAGATCAACGAGGCCGACGTACGCACGGACACCTACCGCGCCAGCGGCGCCGGCGGGCAGCACGTCAACAAGACCGACTCCGCGGTCCGGCTCACACACATCCCTACCGGCATCGTCGCGCAGTGCCAGAGCGAACGCTCCCAGCACAAGAACCGCGCCACCGCCTGGAAGATGCTCCGCAGCCGGATGGCCCGCTTCGAGGAAGAGAAACGCGAGGCCGAGGACGCCGCCAAGTACCAGAACCAGGCCAAGAGCGGCTTCGGCAGCCAGATACGCAACTACTTCCTGCACCCCGACCAACGCGTGAAAGACGCCCGCACCAAGTTCCAGATGGGCAACTTTCATGCGGTCCTCGACGGCGATATCCAGGGGTTCTTGGAGGCCACGCTCCGCTGGCGCGCGGGGCAACCCATCGCGGACGACGACGGCGAGGACTAA
- the mnmA gene encoding tRNA 2-thiouridine(34) synthase MnmA, whose product MARVVLAMSGGVDSSVAAHLLLEQGHDVVGVFMRHGEKSPAACDLEPASAKTLLPIIGQGGAGRLDHKQGCCTASDAEDARRVADRLAIPFYAIDLQAEFGRIIDYFADEYARGRTPNPCVQCNNWIKFGKLFDYADAVGAQYVATGHYARLRAGEDGAELLRGVDAGKDQSYVLFGIDRGLLPRMLLPVGGFEKPAIRRMAAAVGLNVATKKDSQEICFVTSGRYDALVKHRRPEGAEAGELVSTSGEVLGRHAGVAGFTVGQRKGLGVALGERQFVVRIEPQSNRVVLGSRDELMRSELTAARCNWLVDTPIGEPLKGLAQIRYNAPPAGAVVTRLEGDRLQAVFDQPQFGVAPGQAVVCYGGDRVLGGGWIE is encoded by the coding sequence ATGGCGCGTGTCGTTTTGGCTATGTCTGGCGGGGTTGACTCCAGCGTTGCTGCCCACCTGCTGCTGGAGCAGGGGCACGACGTGGTGGGGGTGTTCATGCGCCACGGCGAGAAGTCGCCCGCGGCGTGCGACCTGGAGCCAGCATCGGCGAAGACGCTCCTGCCGATCATCGGTCAGGGGGGGGCGGGGAGGCTCGACCACAAGCAGGGCTGCTGCACCGCCAGCGACGCAGAAGACGCCCGCCGGGTGGCCGACCGGCTCGCGATCCCGTTCTACGCGATCGACCTGCAGGCCGAGTTCGGGCGGATCATCGACTACTTCGCGGACGAGTACGCCCGCGGCCGAACCCCCAACCCGTGCGTCCAGTGCAACAACTGGATCAAGTTCGGCAAGCTGTTTGACTACGCAGACGCGGTTGGGGCCCAGTACGTGGCGACCGGGCACTACGCCCGTTTGCGCGCTGGCGAAGATGGAGCCGAACTGCTGCGCGGCGTCGATGCCGGCAAGGACCAGTCGTATGTGCTGTTCGGCATCGACCGCGGACTGCTGCCACGGATGCTGCTGCCCGTGGGTGGGTTCGAGAAGCCCGCGATCCGCCGGATGGCCGCGGCGGTGGGCCTGAATGTCGCGACGAAGAAGGACAGCCAAGAGATCTGCTTTGTCACCAGCGGCCGGTACGATGCGCTGGTCAAGCACCGCCGGCCCGAGGGCGCCGAAGCGGGCGAGCTAGTATCGACTTCAGGCGAGGTGCTCGGCCGGCACGCGGGGGTCGCTGGGTTTACCGTGGGGCAACGCAAGGGGCTCGGCGTGGCGCTGGGCGAGCGGCAGTTTGTCGTGCGGATCGAGCCCCAGTCGAACCGCGTCGTGCTGGGGAGCCGCGACGAGCTGATGCGCAGCGAGCTGACGGCGGCCCGCTGCAACTGGCTGGTGGATACGCCGATCGGCGAGCCGCTGAAGGGCTTGGCCCAGATCCGGTACAACGCGCCGCCCGCCGGCGCCGTAGTGACCCGCCTCGAAGGCGACCGTCTGCAAGCGGTGTTCGACCAGCCGCAGTTTGGCGTCGCGCCGGGTCAAGCCGTGGTCTGCTACGGAGGCGACCGCGTGCTGGGGGGAGGATGGATCGAGTGA
- a CDS encoding DUF481 domain-containing protein, which produces MPWRQHLVSHIALVALLSCRLPLMAQQPDPELPPPPYPSTGVEFSDPVALGAYIEPIEAPPPESEVAAEEAVLKEELEPEAEPQPQWYNVAYWFGPTPWDTAVELGLNGSSGTSDTLSMRVGGYVKRKTERHKLDISLYHNQTQSNGIETQNNALLDARHDWLFAKSPWSIYILSQVFHDEFQTYDLNVNVNSGIGYQFIDEDFFKLACRIGNGASREFGGKKDAWVPEAQAGLDFQQKISDTQKFYGKIDYFPEWEDFGRYRMLTDLGFEVQLSVPSRVSLKLSANDRYDSEPDGAKPHNTNYSALMIWRL; this is translated from the coding sequence ATGCCCTGGCGCCAACATCTCGTCTCGCACATCGCACTGGTGGCGTTGTTGAGTTGTCGCCTCCCGCTGATGGCCCAACAGCCGGACCCGGAGCTGCCCCCGCCCCCGTACCCATCCACCGGGGTGGAATTCAGCGACCCGGTCGCCCTCGGTGCGTACATCGAGCCGATCGAGGCGCCCCCGCCAGAATCTGAGGTAGCTGCCGAAGAAGCGGTCCTCAAAGAAGAGCTCGAGCCCGAGGCCGAGCCTCAGCCCCAGTGGTACAACGTTGCTTATTGGTTCGGACCGACGCCGTGGGACACCGCCGTTGAGCTGGGCCTGAACGGTTCGAGTGGCACAAGCGACACGCTCAGCATGCGGGTAGGCGGCTATGTCAAACGGAAGACCGAGCGCCACAAACTCGACATCAGCCTGTACCACAACCAGACCCAATCAAACGGGATCGAGACGCAGAACAACGCCCTGCTCGACGCCCGCCACGACTGGCTGTTCGCCAAGTCGCCCTGGTCCATCTACATCCTTTCCCAGGTCTTCCACGACGAGTTTCAGACGTACGACCTGAACGTGAACGTCAACTCCGGTATCGGCTACCAGTTCATCGACGAGGATTTCTTCAAGCTCGCGTGCCGGATCGGTAACGGCGCCTCGCGTGAGTTCGGCGGCAAGAAAGACGCGTGGGTGCCCGAAGCGCAGGCGGGCCTCGACTTTCAGCAGAAGATTTCCGACACCCAGAAATTCTACGGCAAGATCGACTACTTCCCGGAGTGGGAAGACTTTGGCCGGTACCGTATGCTCACCGACCTTGGATTCGAGGTTCAGCTCTCGGTGCCCTCAAGAGTGAGCCTCAAGCTCTCCGCCAACGACCGGTACGACAGCGAACCGGACGGCGCCAAGCCGCACAACACCAACTACTCGGCGCTGATGATCTGGCGGCTATAG
- a CDS encoding FKBP-type peptidyl-prolyl cis-trans isomerase: MLCQSRTMCALALTLLAVQPTLGQDDLPAQPAAEAVAPVSAKEMSYALGLNFATEVRSTPVQLDQQALLAGVTDGLQENGKPQMTQERMQQCMMALSQLFERQARQQMAEAAGSNEKEGAAFLAAFAKQEGVQTTPSGLMYRVIKPGTGASPTASSVVECHYEGKLIDGTVFDSSFERGEPAQFPVGRVIPGWTEALQKMKAGAEWEVVLPSKIAYGAEGTPGGPIGPNQVLIFRIELLRVVR; encoded by the coding sequence ATGCTTTGCCAATCCCGAACGATGTGCGCCCTAGCGCTGACGCTGCTCGCTGTCCAACCAACCCTGGGGCAGGACGACCTGCCGGCCCAACCCGCTGCCGAAGCAGTCGCCCCGGTTAGCGCCAAGGAGATGAGCTACGCCCTGGGGCTAAACTTCGCGACCGAAGTTCGCAGCACGCCGGTGCAGCTAGACCAGCAGGCCCTGTTGGCCGGCGTCACGGACGGACTCCAAGAGAACGGCAAGCCGCAGATGACGCAGGAGCGTATGCAGCAGTGCATGATGGCCCTTTCGCAGCTGTTTGAGCGTCAGGCCCGCCAGCAGATGGCCGAAGCCGCGGGAAGCAACGAGAAAGAAGGAGCCGCGTTCCTGGCGGCGTTCGCCAAGCAAGAGGGGGTGCAGACCACGCCCAGCGGGTTGATGTACCGCGTGATTAAGCCCGGGACGGGCGCTTCACCTACGGCCAGCAGCGTCGTTGAATGCCACTACGAAGGAAAGCTGATCGATGGAACCGTTTTCGACAGCTCCTTCGAGCGGGGCGAGCCGGCCCAGTTCCCTGTGGGCCGCGTGATCCCAGGATGGACCGAAGCGCTGCAAAAGATGAAAGCCGGAGCCGAGTGGGAAGTCGTGCTCCCCAGCAAGATTGCCTACGGGGCGGAAGGGACGCCGGGCGGTCCGATCGGGCCGAACCAGGTGCTAATCTTCCGGATTGAACTGCTCCGGGTCGTCCGCTGA
- a CDS encoding DUF1559 family PulG-like putative transporter, with amino-acid sequence MAATNAFTLVELLTAIAIVGILIALLLPAVQQAREAARNVQCKSRLRQLAIASSNYESAQGQLPSAGDVEYDSGTAFPSSGALDFDVFMPKQGRQIGWGVTLLPYLEEQPLFDRFDLDAPLFLQPGDPQATRLPMLVCPSDFGDPAPFQHPTHTLGRPLAKGNFAAFCSPFHVETQLLAPGAIIGRGQPLRKVTDGISHTLAFSEVRTRDHAFDERGAWALPSAGASLLAFDMHPDATCYPYVPFGGPYGSGTIADQTQRPNTLGPNQDVIRECPEPADAQLAGMPCWGTSAGFLSAAPRSQHPAGVNAAALDGSVRLLTDDIDAFLMAYLISINDGFSDSSDTPQRPSSTKACPYRVPKL; translated from the coding sequence TTGGCGGCAACCAATGCGTTCACGCTGGTAGAGCTGCTTACCGCGATCGCGATTGTTGGCATCCTGATCGCCCTGCTGTTGCCCGCAGTGCAGCAGGCGCGTGAAGCGGCGCGCAACGTTCAATGCAAGAGCCGACTCCGGCAGCTCGCTATCGCTAGCAGCAACTACGAGAGCGCTCAGGGTCAGCTCCCTTCGGCCGGCGATGTTGAGTACGACTCCGGGACCGCGTTTCCGTCGTCTGGCGCGCTGGACTTCGATGTGTTTATGCCGAAGCAGGGGCGGCAGATCGGCTGGGGGGTAACCCTGTTGCCCTATTTAGAAGAGCAGCCGCTGTTCGACCGCTTCGACCTGGACGCACCCTTATTTCTGCAGCCCGGCGATCCGCAGGCGACCCGCCTGCCGATGCTCGTTTGTCCGAGCGACTTCGGCGATCCCGCCCCCTTTCAGCACCCGACGCACACGCTTGGCCGCCCGCTGGCCAAGGGAAACTTTGCCGCGTTCTGCAGCCCCTTCCACGTAGAAACCCAGTTGCTTGCGCCGGGGGCGATCATCGGGCGGGGCCAGCCGCTCCGCAAAGTGACCGACGGCATAAGCCACACGCTGGCGTTCAGCGAGGTCCGAACACGCGATCACGCGTTTGACGAACGAGGCGCCTGGGCACTGCCGTCCGCCGGCGCCAGCCTGCTGGCCTTCGACATGCACCCAGACGCTACTTGCTACCCCTACGTGCCGTTTGGCGGCCCGTACGGGTCTGGCACCATCGCCGATCAAACACAACGCCCCAACACCCTGGGCCCGAATCAGGACGTGATCCGCGAGTGCCCAGAACCGGCCGACGCGCAGCTCGCCGGGATGCCCTGCTGGGGAACCTCGGCAGGATTTCTTTCTGCAGCGCCCCGCAGCCAACACCCCGCAGGAGTGAACGCCGCGGCGCTCGACGGGAGTGTCCGGCTGCTGACCGATGATATCGACGCCTTCCTGATGGCGTACCTGATCAGCATCAACGACGGGTTCAGCGACTCCAGCGATACCCCTCAACGCCCTTCATCCACGAAAGCATGCCCCTACCGCGTCCCCAAACTCTAG
- the infC gene encoding translation initiation factor IF-3 — MSRLRPSDRNAVSKNQPRINELIRVSPIRVVSETGEQLGIIPTEDALTRARAAGLDLVEVAPNDKPPVCKIMDFGKFKYQQKKRQHKGHAHQSKNKEVRLRPKIGEADLMTKVNRAKKFLKEKDKVVFSVIFRGRENAHVDEGFKLVERVVAELTEVAKVEQNASMQGRRIVVTFAPK; from the coding sequence TTGTCCCGACTTCGTCCTAGCGACCGCAACGCGGTTAGCAAAAACCAACCGCGGATCAACGAACTGATCCGCGTCTCTCCGATCCGCGTCGTTTCTGAAACCGGCGAACAGCTCGGCATCATCCCGACCGAGGACGCCCTGACGCGGGCCCGCGCCGCGGGTCTCGACCTGGTGGAAGTCGCTCCCAACGACAAGCCGCCGGTCTGCAAGATCATGGACTTCGGCAAGTTCAAGTACCAGCAGAAGAAGCGGCAGCACAAGGGCCACGCCCACCAGAGCAAGAACAAAGAGGTCCGCCTGCGGCCGAAGATCGGCGAAGCCGACCTGATGACCAAGGTGAACCGCGCCAAGAAGTTCCTCAAAGAGAAAGACAAGGTGGTCTTCTCCGTGATCTTCCGCGGTCGCGAGAACGCCCACGTCGACGAGGGCTTCAAGCTGGTGGAGCGCGTCGTAGCGGAGCTGACGGAAGTGGCCAAGGTCGAGCAGAACGCCTCGATGCAGGGTCGCCGGATCGTGGTGACGTTCGCGCCAAAGTAG